In Pseudobacter ginsenosidimutans, the following are encoded in one genomic region:
- a CDS encoding undecaprenyl-diphosphate phosphatase, translating to MSLLEAIIIAIVEGITEYLPVSSTGHMIIASSLMGIHKEEFTKLFEVAIQLGAILAVVALYWRKFFDFTRWQFYAKLIIAVIPALVLGKLFSDKIDAMLESPTTVAITLLLGGVVLLFIDRLFTKNDIDTEERISFKRAFIIGLWQCLAMIPGMSRSASSIIGGMQQKLSRRLAAEFSFFLAVPTMCAATGYTLFLKDVETGGVSQKGYELILASSDNITAFIVGNIVAFVVAMLAIKFFIGFLQRYGFRLFGWYRIIAGILLLILIYTGVIHS from the coding sequence ATGAGTTTACTCGAGGCAATCATCATTGCCATAGTAGAAGGCATTACTGAATATTTACCTGTTTCGTCCACCGGGCATATGATCATCGCCAGCAGCCTGATGGGTATCCATAAAGAGGAGTTCACCAAACTGTTTGAAGTGGCCATACAACTCGGCGCCATCCTGGCGGTTGTGGCATTGTACTGGAGGAAATTCTTCGATTTCACACGCTGGCAGTTCTACGCTAAACTGATCATTGCCGTTATACCCGCCCTGGTGCTGGGAAAACTTTTTTCCGATAAGATCGATGCTATGCTGGAAAGTCCCACCACTGTGGCGATCACTTTGTTGCTTGGAGGTGTGGTGCTGCTTTTCATCGACCGTTTGTTCACAAAGAATGATATCGATACAGAAGAAAGGATCTCTTTCAAAAGAGCGTTCATCATTGGCCTCTGGCAATGCCTGGCCATGATCCCGGGAATGAGCCGCAGCGCTTCTTCCATTATCGGAGGTATGCAGCAAAAATTATCGCGCAGACTGGCGGCTGAGTTCTCTTTCTTCCTGGCAGTGCCTACTATGTGTGCAGCAACCGGGTATACCCTTTTCCTGAAAGATGTTGAAACAGGCGGCGTTTCGCAAAAGGGGTATGAGTTGATCCTTGCTTCCTCTGATAATATCACGGCGTTCATCGTTGGCAATATTGTGGCATTTGTGGTAGCGATGCTCGCTATCAAATTTTTCATCGGCTTCCTGCAACGCTATGGCTTCCGCCTGTTTGGATGGTACCGCATTATTGCAGGTATCCTGTTGCTGATCCTGATCTACACAGGTGTGATCCACAGTTAG
- a CDS encoding DUF3098 domain-containing protein codes for MADIKAKSNTPATSSNLFGKENYMWILIGLAVMVLGIILMAGGKSKDPNVFLDSDVYSTTRITVAPILILLGLGIEVFAIFRKPKA; via the coding sequence ATGGCTGATATTAAAGCAAAAAGCAATACTCCCGCAACCAGCAGCAACCTGTTCGGAAAAGAAAATTATATGTGGATCCTGATCGGACTGGCAGTGATGGTACTCGGCATCATCCTGATGGCCGGTGGCAAAAGCAAGGACCCCAATGTATTCCTCGATTCCGATGTGTATAGCACAACCCGTATCACTGTTGCGCCTATCCTCATCCTGCTGGGCCTGGGCATTGAAGTATTTGCGATCTTCCGCAAGCCGAAAGCATAA
- a CDS encoding cell division protein FtsX — MAQIGKASAKRSKPSYFMAILGVTIVLFLVGIFGWLLLNAKRYTEELREGVKVQIYLRNNVTPTDIEGLKTYLAAQPYTKSVEYIDKEAAKKKWMTDEGQDFSALLDENPLPASFDLNLKAEYVQKDTIASIKADLEKQALVVESVKYPAFIVEKMGSTVRVGLIVFAILAGIFCILSIVLIDNTIRLAMYSNRFLIKTMQMVGATRGFISRPMNVRAVVNGTISAMIAIAVIYGLMILSESFLPYLKDLRDNGKLFLLFGFLLILGISISLFSTWRSVVKYLKMKLDELY, encoded by the coding sequence ATGGCTCAAATCGGTAAGGCTTCGGCCAAGCGTTCCAAGCCGTCATATTTTATGGCGATCCTCGGGGTAACCATTGTACTTTTTTTAGTTGGCATCTTCGGATGGCTTCTGCTGAATGCCAAACGGTATACAGAAGAACTGCGGGAAGGAGTGAAAGTACAGATCTATCTCCGGAACAATGTAACGCCCACCGATATTGAAGGATTAAAGACTTACCTGGCTGCACAGCCCTATACCAAGAGCGTGGAGTACATCGATAAGGAAGCCGCCAAGAAGAAATGGATGACCGATGAAGGTCAGGATTTCTCTGCATTGCTTGACGAAAACCCGCTTCCAGCCTCATTCGACCTCAATCTCAAAGCAGAATACGTTCAGAAAGACACGATCGCCAGTATCAAGGCCGACCTGGAAAAGCAGGCCCTGGTAGTGGAAAGCGTGAAATACCCGGCATTCATCGTGGAAAAGATGGGTTCCACCGTTCGGGTAGGACTGATCGTTTTTGCCATTTTGGCCGGCATCTTCTGCATTCTTAGTATTGTTTTGATTGATAATACCATTCGCCTCGCGATGTACAGTAACCGCTTCCTGATCAAAACGATGCAGATGGTGGGCGCTACCAGGGGATTCATCTCGCGTCCCATGAATGTACGCGCCGTTGTGAATGGAACTATTTCCGCGATGATCGCCATTGCTGTGATCTATGGACTGATGATCCTTTCCGAATCATTCCTTCCTTACCTCAAAGACCTCCGCGATAACGGCAAACTGTTCCTCCTCTTCGGATTCCTGTTGATCCTGGGCATCAGCATCAGCCTGTTCAGCACCTGGCGCAGCGTGGTAAAATACCTGAAGATGAAACTGGACGAACTGTATTAA
- the leuS gene encoding leucine--tRNA ligase: MEYNFRDIEKKWQAQWIASGAYKTSNNSTKPKAYVLDMFPYPSGAGLHVGHPLGYVASDIYARYKRLKGFNVLHPMGYDAFGLPAEQYAIERGIHPAVSTGANIETFRRQLDNIGFGYDWSREVRTCDPSYYKWTQWIFLQLFESFYNRRSNKAEKLEVLIASFEKEGNAIHSFPNNKYEAPNGSKTFTAEEWKKWDELAQREILMQYRLAYLAYTDVNWCEALGTVLANDEVINGVSYRGGFPVIKKKMRQWNLRITEYAERLLQGLEVVDFSDSMKEIQRNWIGKSYGAEINFKLKSEKNTVTDMTVFTTRPDTIFGVDFMVVAPEHEMVKEITAADRQQAVDEYLQYVQSRSEVERMAEVKKITGCFTGAYAINPFNGREIPVWISEYVLAGYGTGAIMAVPCGDERDHKFAVHFDIPITNIIGDAYDGKEANPTKDAILGNSDFLNGMVMRDAIEVVLKKVEELGIGKSQVNFKMRDAGWSRQRYWGEPFPIVFKNDIPYAMDPKDLPLELPPSDDFKPSGTGEGPLANIPSWVNISDSEKHDTNTMPTHAGAAWYFLRYTDPHNTEVFADRKALDYWGQVDVYVGGSEHAVAHLLYSRLWVKVLHDLGYLGFDEPFKKLINQGKITAESKFVYRVRNTNQFVSAGLKDQYEADPLHVDINIVDGLELDIEAFKKWTPDFADASFILEDGKYICGAAIEKMSKSYFNVSNPDQVVAKYGADTFRMYEMFLGPLEASKPWDVKGIEGVHRFLKKFWRLFYDETKGQVWTNDKATDAEWKVIHKAIKKIEEDTERWSFNTAVSAFMVCVNELNDLKCTKKEALEKLIILLTPYAPHVSEELWHLLGNAGSVLDAAYPVAEEKYLVETSKEYPISINGKLRTTLVLSLEASQQEVEQVVLANDIVQKWLEGKPHKKIIFVKGKMVNVVI, encoded by the coding sequence ATGGAATACAATTTCAGAGATATTGAAAAGAAATGGCAGGCGCAGTGGATCGCTTCCGGCGCATACAAGACCAGTAACAACAGTACAAAACCCAAAGCCTATGTGCTGGACATGTTCCCTTATCCAAGCGGAGCAGGCCTTCACGTAGGGCACCCGCTCGGTTATGTGGCCAGCGATATCTATGCCCGCTACAAAAGACTGAAAGGTTTTAATGTACTCCACCCAATGGGCTACGACGCCTTTGGTCTGCCTGCCGAACAATATGCCATCGAACGCGGCATCCATCCCGCCGTGAGCACCGGGGCCAATATCGAAACATTCCGCCGCCAGCTCGACAATATCGGGTTCGGCTACGACTGGAGCCGTGAAGTCCGCACCTGCGACCCGTCCTACTACAAGTGGACGCAGTGGATCTTCCTCCAGTTGTTCGAAAGCTTCTACAACCGCCGATCCAATAAAGCGGAAAAGCTGGAAGTACTCATCGCTTCTTTTGAAAAAGAAGGGAATGCCATCCATTCATTTCCCAATAACAAATATGAGGCCCCCAACGGCAGCAAGACCTTCACCGCTGAAGAGTGGAAGAAATGGGACGAACTGGCGCAGCGTGAGATCCTCATGCAGTACCGCCTCGCCTACCTCGCATATACGGATGTGAACTGGTGCGAAGCACTCGGTACCGTACTCGCCAACGATGAAGTGATCAATGGTGTCAGCTATCGTGGTGGCTTCCCCGTTATCAAGAAGAAAATGCGCCAGTGGAACCTGCGCATCACAGAATATGCAGAAAGATTGTTGCAGGGGCTTGAAGTGGTAGATTTCTCTGACTCCATGAAAGAGATCCAGCGCAACTGGATCGGTAAGAGCTATGGCGCTGAGATCAATTTCAAACTGAAGAGCGAAAAGAATACAGTCACCGATATGACGGTGTTCACTACAAGACCTGATACCATCTTTGGTGTGGACTTCATGGTAGTGGCTCCCGAGCATGAAATGGTGAAAGAGATCACTGCTGCAGACCGCCAGCAGGCAGTGGACGAATATCTTCAGTATGTGCAAAGCCGCTCAGAAGTGGAGCGCATGGCCGAAGTGAAAAAGATCACCGGCTGCTTCACCGGCGCTTATGCCATCAATCCTTTCAATGGCCGCGAGATCCCTGTCTGGATCTCCGAGTATGTGCTCGCCGGATACGGAACGGGAGCCATCATGGCCGTTCCCTGCGGCGACGAGCGCGATCATAAATTTGCCGTTCATTTCGATATCCCCATTACCAATATCATCGGCGATGCCTATGATGGCAAAGAAGCCAATCCTACCAAGGATGCCATTCTCGGAAATTCCGATTTCCTGAACGGAATGGTTATGCGCGATGCCATTGAAGTGGTATTGAAAAAAGTGGAAGAGCTCGGTATTGGTAAAAGCCAGGTGAATTTCAAAATGCGCGATGCCGGCTGGAGCCGTCAGCGTTACTGGGGCGAACCCTTCCCCATCGTTTTCAAGAACGACATTCCCTACGCAATGGATCCGAAGGATCTTCCCCTGGAACTCCCGCCCAGTGATGATTTCAAGCCTTCCGGAACCGGAGAGGGCCCCCTGGCCAATATCCCATCCTGGGTGAATATCTCCGATTCTGAAAAACACGATACCAACACCATGCCTACCCACGCAGGTGCGGCCTGGTATTTCCTTCGCTATACAGATCCTCACAATACTGAAGTATTTGCTGATCGCAAAGCGCTGGATTACTGGGGACAGGTAGACGTGTACGTTGGTGGCTCAGAGCACGCAGTGGCGCATTTGCTTTACTCCCGCCTCTGGGTGAAAGTGTTGCATGATCTCGGGTACCTCGGTTTTGATGAGCCATTCAAAAAGCTGATCAACCAGGGCAAGATCACGGCTGAATCCAAATTCGTTTACCGCGTTCGCAATACCAATCAATTTGTTTCTGCTGGTTTGAAAGATCAGTATGAAGCAGATCCGCTGCACGTAGATATCAATATCGTTGATGGATTGGAGTTAGATATCGAAGCATTCAAAAAATGGACGCCGGATTTTGCTGATGCCAGTTTCATTCTCGAAGATGGCAAATACATCTGTGGCGCTGCCATCGAGAAGATGAGCAAATCATACTTCAACGTAAGCAATCCCGATCAGGTAGTTGCCAAATACGGCGCCGATACATTCCGCATGTACGAAATGTTCCTCGGACCATTGGAAGCATCCAAACCCTGGGACGTAAAGGGCATTGAAGGTGTTCACCGTTTCCTCAAAAAATTCTGGCGCCTGTTCTATGATGAAACAAAAGGACAGGTTTGGACGAACGATAAAGCCACCGACGCAGAATGGAAAGTGATCCACAAAGCCATTAAGAAGATCGAAGAAGATACGGAACGCTGGAGCTTCAACACCGCAGTAAGCGCCTTCATGGTTTGCGTGAATGAGCTCAATGATCTCAAATGCACCAAAAAGGAAGCGCTGGAAAAACTGATCATTCTTCTCACTCCATATGCACCGCACGTGAGCGAAGAGCTCTGGCACCTGCTCGGCAATGCCGGCTCTGTGCTGGATGCAGCTTATCCTGTTGCTGAAGAGAAATACCTTGTTGAAACCAGCAAGGAATATCCGATCTCTATCAACGGAAAACTGAGGACCACCCTCGTGCTCAGCCTGGAAGCTTCCCAACAGGAAGTAGAGCAGGTAGTGCTCGCCAATGATATTGTTCAGAAATGGCTGGAAGGCAAGCCCCACAAGAAGATCATCTTCGTAAAAGGAAAGATGGTGAATGTGGTGATATAG
- a CDS encoding peptidoglycan DD-metalloendopeptidase family protein, whose product MDSPFSNIIRKYQSTFHPVVKMEPGEKLLTLDLSEQNRSLSDEVLADTNRFAGWINQQLEQAGCRFAIGGYRENRKVYQTPLFAAEKPGDEPRTVHLGIDIWGPAGTPVYAFMGGMVHSYAYNKADGDYGATLVLLHQLDGMAFYTLYGHLSLKDIQTLSAGQYIIFGQPMAHFGPPLKTETGHRTCIFK is encoded by the coding sequence ATGGATTCCCCTTTCAGCAATATTATCCGGAAATACCAATCCACTTTCCACCCTGTGGTGAAGATGGAACCCGGAGAAAAGCTGCTGACCCTTGACCTGAGTGAGCAAAACCGCTCACTCTCCGATGAGGTATTGGCAGATACCAACCGTTTCGCAGGCTGGATCAACCAGCAGCTGGAGCAGGCGGGTTGCCGATTTGCGATCGGAGGATACAGGGAAAACAGGAAAGTATATCAAACCCCGCTTTTTGCAGCGGAAAAGCCCGGGGATGAGCCGCGAACTGTTCACCTGGGCATCGATATCTGGGGACCAGCCGGTACTCCCGTATATGCATTCATGGGAGGAATGGTCCATAGTTACGCGTATAACAAAGCGGATGGAGATTACGGCGCCACACTCGTTCTGTTACATCAGCTGGATGGAATGGCCTTCTACACTTTATACGGCCACCTCAGTTTGAAAGATATACAGACGCTTTCAGCCGGACAATACATTATCTTTGGACAACCAATGGCTCATTTCGGCCCCCCTCTGAAAACGGAAACTGGCCACCGCACCTGCATTTTCAAGTGA
- a CDS encoding OmpA family protein produces the protein MSFNLLDSVKGLFTSDLISKMASSFGESEGGIQKAVGGAIPAVLTGLLNKASSADGAASLLNLSKDASGSGMLGNLSGLLGGGNLLGKGMDMLKGLFGDKTSSITSMIANFGGIRESSASSLLSVAAPAALGAVGKQVTQNNMGVSGLTGWLAEQKDSILSAVPSGLNIAGALGLGSLSDLGNKLSGLLGGATGSVKHVAGTASAYTHDTVEKAKGGAKWLWPLLLALLVILALVYFLRGRGKKDEMAVTPPTEQTTPAPDTAASITAAPALESIKVRLPDGSELDAYRGGIEDRLVTFLNDPNSKGGKDVWFDFDNLNFKTGSAEITPESMVQVNNISAILKAYPKLKIKIGGYTDKSGDEKVNMKLSQDRANAVSAALKGKGEGKQIEGAEGYGSQFAKAAADAPDEERKKDRRIAVGVREK, from the coding sequence ATGTCATTCAATCTTCTCGATTCGGTGAAAGGATTATTTACCAGCGACCTCATCAGTAAGATGGCATCATCTTTTGGTGAAAGCGAGGGTGGAATACAAAAGGCAGTTGGTGGCGCTATTCCCGCAGTGCTTACAGGTTTACTCAATAAGGCCAGTTCAGCCGATGGCGCAGCCAGCCTTCTGAACCTTTCCAAGGATGCATCCGGCAGCGGCATGCTGGGGAATCTCAGCGGCCTCCTGGGAGGTGGCAATCTCCTCGGTAAAGGCATGGATATGCTGAAAGGATTATTCGGCGACAAAACAAGTTCCATTACAAGTATGATCGCCAATTTCGGTGGCATACGCGAATCATCGGCATCATCACTGCTTAGTGTAGCCGCACCAGCAGCGCTGGGAGCAGTTGGAAAACAGGTTACACAAAACAATATGGGCGTCAGCGGTCTTACCGGCTGGCTGGCTGAACAGAAAGACAGTATCCTGAGCGCAGTGCCTTCAGGTCTGAATATCGCAGGTGCATTGGGACTTGGAAGTCTCAGCGACCTGGGCAATAAATTGTCCGGCCTTCTCGGAGGCGCTACCGGATCAGTGAAGCATGTGGCGGGTACCGCTTCCGCCTATACGCACGACACCGTTGAAAAAGCGAAAGGGGGCGCTAAATGGCTCTGGCCCCTGCTGCTGGCCCTGCTGGTAATACTCGCCCTGGTTTATTTCCTCCGAGGAAGGGGCAAAAAAGATGAAATGGCTGTTACTCCGCCCACCGAACAAACAACACCGGCGCCGGACACCGCTGCTTCTATCACTGCTGCGCCTGCACTTGAATCCATCAAGGTAAGGTTGCCCGATGGATCCGAACTGGATGCTTACAGAGGTGGTATTGAAGACAGACTCGTGACCTTCCTGAATGATCCCAACTCAAAAGGAGGTAAAGATGTTTGGTTCGATTTCGATAACCTCAATTTTAAAACAGGTAGTGCAGAGATCACACCGGAAAGCATGGTGCAGGTGAACAATATCTCCGCTATCCTCAAGGCATATCCGAAATTAAAGATCAAGATCGGTGGATACACTGATAAGAGTGGCGATGAAAAAGTGAACATGAAACTGTCGCAGGATCGTGCAAACGCAGTGAGCGCTGCATTGAAAGGAAAAGGTGAAGGCAAACAGATCGAAGGAGCTGAAGGATACGGATCACAATTTGCGAAGGCCGCTGCGGATGCGCCTGATGAAGAAAGGAAAAAAGACAGAAGGATTGCTGTTGGTGTAAGAGAAAAATAG